One part of the Cyprinus carpio isolate SPL01 chromosome A25, ASM1834038v1, whole genome shotgun sequence genome encodes these proteins:
- the LOC109050690 gene encoding creatine kinase U-type, mitochondrial-like, whose amino-acid sequence MASSFARVLSSKRKGILSLVGAGSLTVGFFLNREQHVKAGAHVRRIYPPSAEYPDLRKHNNCMASHLTPAVYAKLSDKTTPNGYTLDEAIQTGVDNPGHPFIKTVGMVAGDEESYEVFADIFNPVIKERHNGYDPCTMKHPTDLDASKIRGGQFDEKYVLSSRVRTGRSIRGLSLPPACTRAERREVERVVIDALAGLKGDLAGKYFSLTLMTEQEQQQLIDDHFLFDKPVSPLLTCAGMARDWPDARGIWHNNEKTFLVWVNEEDHTRVISMEKGGNMKRVFERFCKGLLEVERLIQEKGWEFMWNERLGYILTCPSNLGTGLRAGVHVTLPRLSKDPRFPKILDNLRLQKRGTGGVDTAAVGNTFDISNLDRLGQSEVQLVQTVIDGVNYLIECEKKLERGQDIKIPAPISQFK is encoded by the exons ATGGCCAGCAGCTTCGCACGGGTTTTGTCCAGTAAAAGGAAGGGAATCTTGTCGTTGGTCGGTGCTGGATCTCTGACCGTGGGATTCTTCCTGAACAGAGAGCAGCATGTCAAAGCAGGAGCGCACGTCCGGAGAATCTATCCTCCTAG TGCTGAATATCCAGATTTGCGGAAGCACAATAACTGTATGGCCAGTCACCTGACTCCTGCTGTATATGCCAAGCTGAGTGATAAAACCACTCCGAATGGTTACACTTTGGACGAGGCTATCCAAACTGGCGTGGACAACCCAGGCCACCCCTTTATTAAGACAGTAGGAATGGTTGCAGGGGATGAGGAGTCATACGAG GTCTTTGCAGACATTTTTAACCCAGTCATCAAAGAAAGGCACAATGGTTATGACCCCTGCACCATGAAACATCCCACTGACCTGGATGCCAGTAAG ATACGGGGGGGCCAATTCGATGAGAAGTACGTGCTGTCGTCTCGAGTCAGGACAGGTAGGAGTATCCGAGGCCTGAGTCTGCCCCCGGCCTGCACCCGCGCTGAGCGCAGAGAGGTGGAGAGGGTCGTGATTGATGCCTTGGCAGGCCTAAAAGGGGATCTGGCTGGAAAATACTTCAGTCTCACTCTAATGACCGAACAAGAGCAGCAGCAGCTCATTGAT GATCACTTCCTGTTTGATAAGCCTGTGTCACCCCTGCTGACATGTGCAGGCATGGCTCGCGACTGGCCTGACGCAAGAGGCATCTG GCACAACAATGAGAAAACCTTCCTGGTGTGGGTCAACGAGGAAGACCACACTCGTGTGATCTCCATGGAGAAGGGGGGCAACATGAAGAGGGTATTTGAGCGTTTCTGCAAGGGACTCCTAGAG GTTGAGAGACTAATTCAGGAGAAGGGTTGGGAATTCATGTGGAACGAACGTCTGGGTTACATTCTCACTTGTCCGTCAAACCTGGGCACAGGGCTAAGAGCTGGTGTCCATGTTACTCTTCCTCGCCTCAGCAAG gaccctcgTTTCCCTAAGATCCTGGATAACCTGCGACTCCAGAAAAGGGGGACTGGAGGAGTAGACACCGCAGCTGTCGGAAACACTTTTGATATTTCCAATCTGGACAGGCTGGGCCAATCAGAG GTCCAGCTGGTTCAGACTGTAATAGATGGAGTGAACTATCTCATCGAATGCGAGAAGAAACTGGAGAGAGGCCAAGACATCAAAATCCCCGCCCCCATCAGCCAGTTTAAATAG
- the LOC109066466 gene encoding protein disulfide-isomerase A3, translating into MMLCVLFIAAFAAAARASDVLEFTDDDFDSKIGDHDLILVEFFAPWCGHCKRLAPEYEAAATRLKGIVPLAKVDCTANSNVCGKYGVSGYPTLKIFRDGEDSGGYDGPRTADGIVSHLKKQAGPASVELKSEAEFEKFIGGRDASVVGFFADGGSVAQGEFLKAASALRESYRFGHTNVEDLLKKHDDDGEGIVLFRPPLLSNKFEDSSVKFTEDKFTSAKIKKFIQDNIFGICPHMTDDNKDQLKGKDLLVAYYDVDYEKNPKGSNYWRNRVMKVAKSFLDQGKKLSFAVANKNSFSHDVSELGLDGSSGELPLVGIRTAKGDKYVMKEEFSRDGKTLEKFLQDYFDGNLKRYLKSEPIPENNDGPVKVIVAENFDSIVNDESKDVLIEFYAPWCGHCKSLEPKYKELGEKLSGDPNIVIAKMDATANDVPSQYEVRGFPTIYFSPAGQKQNPKKYEGGREVSDFISYLKREATNTVVMQEDEKKSKKKKKSEL; encoded by the exons ATGATGCTGTGTGTGCTATTCATCGCCGCTTTCGCAGCGGCCGCGCGCGCCAGTGATGTGCTCGAGTTCACAGATGATGATTTTGACAGCAAAATCGGAGACCACGACCTCATTCTGGTGGAATTCTTCGCACCCTG GTGTGGCCATTGCAAACGTCTTGCCCCTGAGTATGAGGCAGCCGCCACTCGACTAAAAGGCATCGTCCCACTTGCTAAG GTGGACTGTACCGCCAATTCCAACGTGTGCGGCAAATACGGCGTGAGTGGATACCCAACCCTGAAGATTTTCAGAGACGGAGAGGATTCTGGTGGCTACGACGGTCCCAGGACAGCAG ATGGAATTGTTAGCCACCTGAAGAAGCAGGCAGGCCCAGCCTCGGTGGAGCTCAAAAGTGAGGCTGAGTTTGAGAAGTTCATTGGGGGCCGTGATGCCAGTGTTGTGG GATTCTTTGCCGATGGAGGAAGTGTTGCTCAGGGAGAGTTCCTGAAGGCTGCCAGCGCTTTAAGAGAGTCCTACCGTTTCGGCCACACTAACGTAGAGGACTTACTGAAGAAACACGACGATGATGGAGA GGGCATTGTTTTGTTCCGGCCACCTCTTCTCAGCAACAAATTCGAAGACAGCAGTGTGAAGTTCACAGAGGACAAATTCACAAGCGCAAAGATCAAGAAGTTCATTCAGGACAACAT TTTTGGTATCTGTCCCCACATGACTGATGACAACAAAGACCAGCTGAAAGGCAAAGACTTATTGGTGGCCTACTATGATGTGGACTATGAGAAGAACCCCAAGGGTTCCAACTACTGGAGGAACAG GGTTATGAAGGTGGCCAAGAGCTTCCTGGATCAGGGGAAGAAGCTGAGCTTCGCTGTGGCCAATAAGAACAGCTTTAGCCATGACGTGTCTGAGTTGGGTCTGGACGGCAGCAGCGGAGAGCTTCCTCTTGTCGGCATCCGTACTGCCAAGGGAGACAAATACGTCATGAAGGAGGAGTTCTc TCGTGATGGTAAGACCTTAGAAAAGTTCCTGCAGGATTATTTTGATGGAAACCTGAAGCGTTACCTCAAATCTGAGCCTATTCCTGAGAACAACGATGGCCCTGTGAAG GTTATTGTGGCTGAGAACTTTGACTCGATTGTAAATGATGAGAGCAAAGACGTTCTCATTGAGTTTTACGCCCCCTGGTGTGGACACTGCAAGAGCCTGGAGCCTAAATACAAAGAACTCGGAGAGAAG CTTTCCGGCGATCCAAACATTGTCATTGCAAAGATGGACGCCACTGCTAATGATGTCCCCTCTCAGTATGAAGTTAGAGG ATTCCCCACTATCTATTTCTCCCCTGCTGGTCAGAAGCAAAATCCAAAGAAATACGag GGAGGTCGTGAAGTCAGTGACTTTATTTCCTACCTGAAAAGAGAGGCCACAAACACCGTGGTGATGCAAGAAGATGAGAAGAagtcaaagaagaagaagaagtctgAGTTATAA